One stretch of Lacrimispora sphenoides DNA includes these proteins:
- the spoIIID gene encoding sporulation transcriptional regulator SpoIIID, translating to MKEYIEERAVAIANYIIDYHATVRQTAKKFGISKSTVHKDVTDRLEHINPSLAARARVILDINKSERHIRGGLATKEKYQHRLQMCSKKN from the coding sequence TTGAAGGAATATATTGAAGAACGCGCGGTTGCGATCGCCAACTACATCATAGACTATCATGCGACCGTGAGGCAGACAGCGAAGAAATTTGGGATTTCCAAATCTACGGTACATAAAGATGTTACGGACCGTTTGGAACACATTAATCCGTCCCTGGCAGCCCGGGCCAGGGTAATCCTTGATATTAACAAATCCGAGCGTCATATAAGAGGCGGCCTTGCCACCAAAGAGAAATACCAGCATCGCCTTCAGATGTGCAGCAAAAAGAATTGA
- a CDS encoding low molecular weight protein-tyrosine-phosphatase — translation MTNQYQNTINLLFVCHGNICRSPMAEFVMKDMIEKEHLGNRFYVASAATSTEEIGNPVHRGTKEKLREYGISSDGKYAVQLSRKDYDKYDYLIGMEQRNVTNMLRILGGDPEGKVKRLLDYSPCPRDIADPWYTGDFDRTYDDVYEGCKALLTFILEQEMEGNYR, via the coding sequence ATGACTAACCAATACCAGAATACCATCAACCTCTTATTTGTGTGTCATGGGAATATATGTAGATCTCCCATGGCGGAGTTTGTTATGAAGGATATGATAGAAAAGGAGCACTTAGGCAATCGCTTCTATGTAGCATCAGCAGCCACAAGTACGGAAGAGATCGGGAATCCGGTCCACCGTGGAACAAAAGAAAAGCTTAGGGAATATGGAATATCCTCAGATGGAAAATATGCGGTGCAGTTATCCAGGAAGGATTATGACAAATACGACTACCTCATTGGAATGGAACAGCGGAATGTGACTAATATGCTTAGAATTCTGGGTGGGGATCCGGAAGGAAAGGTAAAGCGCCTTTTGGACTATTCCCCTTGTCCAAGGGATATAGCGGACCCGTGGTATACCGGGGATTTTGACCGTACCTATGATGATGTGTATGAAGGATGCAAAGCACTTCTGACCTTCATTTTGGAGCAGGAAATGGAAGGGAATTACAGATAA
- a CDS encoding glycoside hydrolase family 3 C-terminal domain-containing protein, translating into MNEDKRKEYRKKAKELVSKMTLEEKVSQTVHSAAAIPRLGIKGYNWWNEGLHGVARAGVATVFPQAIGLAASFDEELLYEVADAVSTEARAKFHMQQKYGDTDIYKGLTFWAPNVNIFRDPRWGRGHETYGEDPYLTSRMGVRFIEGLQGDDEDYLKTAACAKHFAVHSGPEDERHSFNAEVTKQDMFETYLPAFEACVKEGKVEAVMGAYNRTNGEPCCGSKTLLKDILRTDWGFEGHVTSDCWAVKDFHEHHGVTGSALESVAMAMENGCDLNCGSLFLYLTEAVNRGLVSEERLNEAVENLMMTRLKLGLFEEPEAVEYNKITYEDNDTREHKELNFKASRKTFVLLKNEGNMLPLNKSSLKTIGIIGPNSDNRKALIGNYEGTASRYYTISEGIQDYVGEDVRVMVSEGCHLCKPRVSGLGQENDRLSEVRGVCEASDVIIACMGLDSSLEGEEGDEGNEYASGDKPNLSLPGLQKQVLEEIYKSGKPVVLVLLSGSALDVSWSDAHIPAILEGWYPGAQGGRALAAVLFGDYAPEGKLPVTFYRSTEELPAFTDYSMKGRTYRYMEQEALYPFGYGLSYTDFSVRDVSLSHDRIGAGDTLTVKAVLKNEGHKKGAETLQVYVKSCAPQTPNAQLKALFKAELEPGEERELQVTLSDKAFALRDEQGDLVMEAGTYNVYVGTQQPDKRSQELTGKAPVCMTVSIDQRTVLEKCCI; encoded by the coding sequence ATGAATGAGGATAAGCGGAAGGAATACCGAAAAAAAGCAAAAGAATTAGTTTCAAAAATGACTCTGGAGGAGAAGGTTTCACAGACCGTACACAGTGCGGCGGCTATTCCAAGACTGGGAATAAAGGGTTATAACTGGTGGAATGAGGGACTTCATGGTGTGGCCAGGGCCGGTGTTGCTACGGTGTTTCCCCAGGCCATTGGACTGGCAGCAAGCTTTGATGAGGAGCTGCTTTATGAAGTGGCCGATGCAGTTTCCACAGAGGCAAGGGCAAAGTTTCATATGCAGCAGAAGTACGGAGATACGGATATTTATAAAGGACTTACGTTTTGGGCTCCTAATGTCAATATTTTTAGAGATCCCCGCTGGGGAAGAGGACATGAGACATACGGAGAGGATCCATATCTGACTTCACGTATGGGAGTTCGTTTTATTGAGGGGCTGCAGGGAGATGACGAAGATTATTTGAAGACCGCAGCCTGCGCCAAACATTTTGCAGTCCACTCAGGTCCGGAGGATGAGCGACATTCCTTTAATGCTGAAGTGACAAAGCAAGATATGTTTGAAACCTATTTGCCGGCGTTTGAGGCCTGTGTAAAGGAAGGAAAGGTAGAGGCAGTTATGGGAGCCTATAACCGGACCAATGGGGAACCCTGCTGCGGAAGCAAGACCCTGCTTAAGGATATTTTGAGGACGGACTGGGGATTTGAAGGGCATGTAACCTCAGATTGCTGGGCAGTAAAAGATTTTCATGAACATCACGGAGTTACAGGTTCTGCTCTGGAATCTGTTGCCATGGCAATGGAAAACGGGTGTGATCTAAATTGCGGAAGCCTGTTTTTATATCTGACGGAGGCAGTGAACCGGGGGTTAGTGTCTGAGGAACGTTTAAATGAAGCAGTTGAGAATCTGATGATGACCAGACTGAAGCTTGGACTGTTTGAAGAGCCGGAAGCTGTGGAATACAATAAAATTACTTATGAGGACAATGATACCAGAGAGCATAAGGAGCTGAATTTTAAAGCTTCCAGAAAAACCTTTGTTTTACTCAAAAATGAGGGGAATATGCTTCCTCTTAATAAGAGCAGTCTGAAAACCATTGGAATCATCGGACCCAACAGCGATAACCGAAAGGCACTGATAGGAAATTATGAGGGTACCGCTTCCAGGTATTATACGATTTCCGAAGGAATACAGGATTACGTTGGTGAAGACGTCCGTGTTATGGTCTCAGAAGGATGCCATTTATGTAAACCGAGGGTGAGCGGCCTGGGTCAGGAGAACGACCGGTTATCAGAGGTTCGTGGAGTGTGTGAAGCCAGTGATGTGATCATCGCCTGCATGGGTCTGGATTCCAGTCTGGAAGGAGAAGAGGGTGACGAAGGGAATGAATATGCCAGCGGTGATAAGCCCAATTTGTCCCTTCCAGGATTACAGAAACAAGTGCTGGAGGAGATTTATAAGAGCGGGAAGCCTGTGGTTTTAGTACTTTTATCCGGAAGCGCCCTTGATGTGTCCTGGTCAGATGCCCATATTCCTGCCATCTTGGAAGGATGGTACCCGGGAGCTCAGGGAGGCCGTGCTCTGGCTGCCGTGCTGTTCGGTGATTATGCGCCGGAAGGAAAGCTTCCCGTTACCTTTTACAGGAGTACAGAGGAGCTTCCGGCCTTTACAGATTATTCCATGAAGGGCAGGACCTACCGATATATGGAGCAGGAAGCTCTCTATCCCTTTGGCTATGGACTTTCCTACACGGATTTTTCCGTAAGGGATGTGTCCTTAAGCCATGACCGGATAGGGGCAGGAGATACCTTAACCGTAAAAGCGGTATTAAAGAATGAGGGGCATAAGAAGGGAGCAGAAACCCTGCAGGTATATGTGAAATCCTGTGCGCCTCAGACACCCAATGCTCAGCTTAAGGCACTTTTTAAGGCAGAGCTGGAACCAGGGGAGGAAAGAGAATTGCAGGTGACGCTTTCCGACAAAGCCTTTGCCTTAAGGGATGAACAAGGAGACCTGGTAATGGAAGCAGGAACGTACAACGTGTATGTGGGAACCCAGCAGCCTGATAAACGAAGCCAGGAGCTTACAGGGAAAGCACCGGTATGCATGACCGTATCCATAGATCAGCGTACCGTCCTGGAAAAATGCTGCATATAA
- a CDS encoding AraC family transcriptional regulator, with protein MIEILNGIHETIHYECSLGLRLYHNKNFEDYPEHWHGGIEMIMPTKGGYEVIVGEEHFPLETEDIILIHSGVIHSLRAPSLGERYILQFDAALLYHLKEMETLLHIIPPVIYLKKKDRDSLHGSIKKKLDKIIEEYQGNSGFREASIYAALIEIYVELGRNKVCLNGAGRQIHTMRQQEYFEAVMNASTYINQHFMENLTLGEVARISGFSKYHFTRIFKQYMNMTFYEYLNSKRVKRAEELLYNTREMSITDVAMGSGFSSMSAFNRTFKMIKRCSPSDYRKIRQQMYESEE; from the coding sequence ATGATAGAAATTTTAAATGGAATTCATGAGACCATTCATTATGAATGCTCACTGGGACTTCGGCTTTATCATAATAAAAATTTTGAGGATTATCCGGAGCATTGGCATGGAGGAATTGAAATGATCATGCCGACAAAGGGGGGATACGAGGTGATCGTAGGGGAGGAACATTTTCCCCTTGAAACAGAAGATATCATTCTGATCCACTCCGGTGTGATTCATTCATTAAGGGCACCCTCTCTGGGAGAACGCTATATTCTGCAGTTTGATGCGGCCCTTCTTTACCATTTAAAGGAGATGGAGACCCTTCTGCACATAATCCCTCCGGTCATATACTTAAAAAAGAAGGACAGAGATTCCCTTCATGGGTCTATTAAGAAGAAGCTTGATAAGATCATAGAGGAATATCAGGGAAACAGCGGATTCCGGGAAGCCTCCATTTATGCGGCCCTTATTGAAATCTATGTGGAATTAGGGCGAAATAAAGTATGCCTTAATGGAGCCGGCAGGCAGATCCATACCATGAGGCAGCAGGAATATTTTGAAGCTGTTATGAATGCCAGCACCTATATCAACCAGCACTTCATGGAAAATCTGACATTGGGGGAAGTGGCCAGGATCAGCGGATTTTCCAAATATCACTTTACCCGGATCTTTAAACAGTATATGAATATGACTTTTTATGAATATTTAAACTCCAAACGAGTGAAAAGAGCAGAGGAGCTTTTGTATAATACCAGGGAAATGAGCATTACGGATGTTGCTATGGGTTCCGGCTTTTCATCCATGAGCGCTTTTAACCGCACTTTTAAAATGATAAAGCGCTGTTCACCAAGCGATTACAGGAAGATCAGACAGCAGATGTATGAATCAGAAGAATAA
- a CDS encoding Gfo/Idh/MocA family protein produces MKPLRFVVIGSGWRSLFYARIAKAYPDCFHLAAFLCRSKEKAQWLQKETGIKAVTSPEECRSENLDFVVVAVNKDAIFQVTREWALKGYPVLCETPAAMELEDLQELWRLHTQEGARIQVAEQYFEYPVFHAAIEIAKRGYLGDPYMVNISAVHDYHGASLIRRLLGTGLENMKVYGKKYVYPIVETDSRQGFIEDGRRSDRERVRLTFEFEGGKTAFYDFNGIQYHSRIRSRHLNVQGARGELADWTLRCVGEDSRSREYQIIKESFETGNGIKEIYMGQELLYRNPFYELGKANGLPQDETAIGTLMLGMRRFIEEGLEVYPLSEGLQDAYVRILMEQALKSGQMVESKTQVWS; encoded by the coding sequence ATGAAACCACTTAGATTTGTCGTAATAGGCTCCGGCTGGAGGTCCCTGTTCTATGCCAGGATAGCCAAAGCCTATCCGGATTGCTTTCATCTGGCAGCATTCCTTTGCCGGTCAAAAGAAAAGGCGCAGTGGCTGCAGAAAGAAACCGGAATAAAGGCTGTGACAAGCCCAGAGGAATGCCGGTCAGAAAACCTGGATTTTGTTGTGGTTGCTGTAAACAAGGATGCTATATTTCAGGTGACAAGGGAATGGGCGCTGAAAGGATATCCGGTGCTTTGTGAGACACCGGCTGCCATGGAATTAGAAGATTTACAGGAGCTTTGGCGCCTTCATACCCAGGAAGGAGCCAGGATACAGGTGGCAGAGCAGTATTTTGAATATCCGGTCTTTCATGCGGCTATTGAGATCGCAAAACGGGGATATCTTGGTGATCCGTATATGGTTAATATCTCCGCAGTTCATGACTACCATGGAGCCAGCTTAATCCGGCGGCTATTAGGAACCGGTTTGGAGAACATGAAAGTGTATGGAAAGAAATATGTGTATCCGATAGTGGAAACGGATTCCAGGCAAGGATTTATTGAAGACGGCAGGAGGAGTGATAGAGAACGAGTCAGGCTGACCTTTGAATTTGAAGGGGGAAAAACAGCTTTTTATGATTTTAATGGCATACAGTATCATTCCAGAATCAGAAGCCGCCATTTAAATGTTCAGGGAGCGAGAGGGGAACTGGCTGACTGGACGCTTCGCTGTGTAGGAGAAGACAGCCGGTCCAGGGAATATCAGATTATAAAAGAATCTTTTGAAACAGGAAATGGAATCAAAGAAATTTACATGGGACAGGAATTGCTTTACAGGAATCCGTTTTATGAGTTAGGTAAAGCAAATGGACTTCCACAGGATGAAACGGCCATAGGAACCCTTATGCTTGGAATGAGGCGGTTTATTGAGGAAGGCTTGGAGGTTTATCCTCTTTCAGAGGGGCTTCAGGATGCTTATGTAAGAATACTTATGGAGCAAGCCCTTAAAAGCGGTCAGATGGTGGAATCTAAAACCCAGGTTTGGAGCTGA
- a CDS encoding HD-GYP domain-containing protein codes for MELARNIPGINPMLPFAVTGCKLSERMIGRMKTIGVQGAYICTAITQGIEPEDFVEPELKTKMLTSIRDVFDQSLKKFTFQSSRQVYEEIAKVAESVVMNVLNKDKYLFQMIDIRDYDGYTYSHSLYVGILSVLLGKYIGLSISNLNDLALCGLLHDIGKTDIPIDITNKPGPLTNEEFEIMKQHPSLSYKKLGDHIVISQAVLQGVQTHHEKFDGTGYPFGLSGKDIPLYARILAIADVYDALNSTRPYRKAWSPRRIFDYLTSCSNTHFDPELLTAFLHCVSAYPIGTIVHLSDGSSAVVKDNTPGFSLRPIIRFISPPQKAGIDVDLSCELFNLTIIDDDEC; via the coding sequence ATGGAATTAGCCCGAAACATCCCGGGAATAAACCCAATGCTTCCTTTTGCGGTAACCGGCTGCAAGTTGAGTGAACGTATGATTGGCCGCATGAAAACCATCGGAGTACAAGGGGCTTATATCTGCACAGCGATTACGCAAGGCATTGAACCGGAAGATTTTGTGGAACCGGAGTTAAAGACCAAAATGCTGACAAGCATCCGCGATGTCTTTGACCAGAGTTTAAAAAAATTTACCTTTCAGTCCAGCAGACAGGTTTACGAGGAGATTGCTAAAGTGGCCGAGTCCGTTGTTATGAATGTTTTAAACAAGGACAAGTATCTCTTTCAGATGATAGATATCAGGGATTATGATGGGTATACCTATTCCCATAGCCTTTATGTAGGTATTTTAAGCGTTTTATTGGGAAAGTACATCGGACTTTCCATTTCCAATTTAAATGACCTGGCACTTTGCGGCCTTCTTCATGACATTGGGAAAACAGATATTCCAATTGATATTACCAACAAACCGGGTCCCTTAACCAATGAAGAATTTGAAATCATGAAGCAGCATCCCAGCCTTTCCTATAAAAAGCTGGGCGACCACATCGTGATCTCCCAAGCAGTTCTGCAGGGGGTTCAGACCCATCACGAAAAGTTTGACGGAACCGGATATCCTTTTGGTCTTTCAGGTAAGGATATCCCCCTTTATGCCCGGATCCTGGCTATTGCGGATGTGTATGACGCTCTTAATTCCACCAGGCCGTACCGGAAAGCCTGGTCTCCCAGACGAATTTTTGACTATTTAACCAGCTGTTCCAACACTCATTTTGATCCGGAACTGCTGACAGCTTTCCTTCATTGTGTTTCCGCATACCCCATCGGTACCATTGTCCACCTTAGTGACGGAAGTTCAGCAGTTGTAAAGGATAACACGCCGGGATTTTCTCTGCGCCCCATTATCCGCTTCATCAGTCCTCCTCAAAAGGCAGGCATAGATGTGGACTTATCCTGCGAATTATTTAATCTCACTATCATTGATGATGATGAATGTTGA